Proteins from a genomic interval of Symmachiella macrocystis:
- a CDS encoding DUF1552 domain-containing protein: MSKNWHIPRRTFLRGMGTAIALPMFDAMLPAVSRAAEAETAAATTASATTAAAPMRTAYFYVPNGVHMEHWKPKTDGTDFELPEILAPLEEVRGDINILTGLAHDKAKANGDGAGDHARSGAAFLTGCQPRKTDGADIKAGISVDQFAAQHVGKHTKFASLELGLERGRQAGNCDSGYSCAYSSNVSWRSESTPMAKEIDPRLVFERLFSVGSTQEVAGSVARRNRERKSILDFVSDDAKSLRKKLGRKDKRKLSEYLSGVREIEQRIAKSETRETITVAGVTAPAGIPKDLGEHYRLMCDMLVLALQGDLTRISTFMVGNAGSNRSFPFIDVPEGHHSLSHHQNKPETLEKIKKINLFHMQQFAYFLKRLKSIEEGEGTLLDNCAIVYGSAIGDGNRHNHNDLPVVLAGKAGGTIQTGRHIVYEDDTPMNNLFLSLLDRQGVEVESLGDSSGRLKGLEG; the protein is encoded by the coding sequence ATGAGCAAGAACTGGCATATCCCGCGTCGTACGTTTTTACGTGGCATGGGAACGGCGATCGCTTTGCCTATGTTCGATGCCATGTTGCCGGCCGTTAGCCGCGCTGCAGAAGCAGAAACAGCCGCCGCCACGACTGCATCTGCCACCACCGCTGCGGCGCCAATGCGGACGGCCTACTTCTATGTTCCCAACGGCGTGCACATGGAGCATTGGAAGCCGAAGACGGACGGGACCGACTTTGAATTGCCGGAAATCTTAGCTCCTTTGGAGGAAGTGCGAGGCGACATCAACATCCTCACCGGTTTGGCGCACGACAAGGCAAAAGCCAATGGCGACGGTGCCGGCGACCACGCACGGTCCGGGGCTGCGTTCCTAACCGGTTGCCAACCACGCAAGACAGATGGCGCCGACATCAAAGCCGGCATTTCCGTCGACCAGTTCGCCGCCCAGCACGTTGGCAAGCATACGAAGTTTGCCTCGCTGGAATTAGGACTGGAACGAGGACGCCAGGCAGGAAATTGCGACTCAGGCTATAGCTGCGCGTATTCATCCAACGTCTCATGGCGCAGTGAATCGACGCCGATGGCCAAGGAGATTGATCCACGATTGGTCTTTGAACGGCTGTTTTCGGTCGGATCGACCCAAGAGGTCGCCGGCAGCGTCGCGCGTCGCAACCGGGAGCGCAAAAGCATCCTCGACTTTGTCTCGGATGACGCAAAATCTCTGAGAAAAAAATTAGGACGCAAAGATAAACGGAAGTTGAGCGAATACCTCTCCGGCGTCCGCGAAATCGAACAACGGATCGCTAAAAGCGAGACGCGAGAGACCATTACCGTTGCCGGCGTGACCGCTCCGGCGGGGATTCCCAAGGATTTAGGGGAACACTATCGCCTGATGTGTGACATGCTGGTCTTAGCGCTTCAGGGAGATTTGACACGGATTTCGACATTCATGGTGGGCAACGCGGGTAGCAACCGCAGTTTTCCCTTCATTGATGTGCCGGAAGGGCATCACAGCCTGTCGCATCACCAGAACAAACCTGAGACACTGGAAAAGATCAAAAAGATTAACTTGTTCCATATGCAGCAGTTTGCATATTTCCTTAAGCGGTTGAAATCGATCGAAGAGGGTGAAGGAACTTTGTTGGACAACTGTGCGATCGTTTACGGATCGGCCATCGGCGATGGAAATCGTCACAATCACAACGACTTGCCTGTGGTCTTGGCCGGCAAGGCGGGCGGTACGATTCAAACCGGACGGCACATTGTTTACGAAGACGATACGCCCATGAATAATTTGTTTTTATCATTGCTGGATCGCCAAGGAGTCGAAGTGGAATCCTTGGGAGACAGCTCCGGACGTTTGAAGGGACTGGAAGGCTGA
- a CDS encoding RNA polymerase sigma factor yields MPVDETDRLLVQRIRQGDSQAWEELIARYEGRLLAFVMSRLGKRAVSEDVVQEAFLGFVVSLPNYNDKTPLESYLFAIAAHKLTDTLRREGRRPTIPLMAATETSVPAAEPRANVRMASSIARSGERRSVEEAFLRETLESMIASWKEKGEYERMMCMELLFVLGLQNKEAAQRLRISEQAVANHKHFVVSKLKQAAEASLLRDLNFESLGLS; encoded by the coding sequence ATGCCGGTTGACGAAACGGATCGATTGCTTGTTCAACGCATTCGCCAGGGAGACTCCCAGGCGTGGGAAGAGTTGATCGCTCGTTACGAAGGACGGTTGTTGGCATTTGTGATGAGCCGTCTCGGCAAACGGGCCGTGAGTGAAGATGTCGTGCAGGAGGCGTTCTTGGGGTTCGTGGTCAGCCTGCCCAACTACAACGACAAGACGCCGCTGGAAAGCTATCTGTTCGCGATTGCCGCACATAAGCTGACCGACACGCTACGTCGCGAAGGGCGACGTCCGACCATCCCGCTCATGGCTGCTACTGAGACCAGCGTGCCGGCTGCCGAGCCGCGAGCCAATGTCCGCATGGCATCCAGCATCGCTCGCAGTGGCGAACGGCGTTCGGTCGAAGAGGCGTTCCTGAGAGAAACGCTGGAATCGATGATCGCCTCTTGGAAGGAAAAAGGCGAATACGAACGAATGATGTGTATGGAGCTGTTATTCGTGCTCGGTTTGCAGAATAAAGAAGCGGCACAACGGCTGAGAATTTCCGAGCAAGCGGTCGCCAATCACAAACATTTTGTGGTGAGCAAACTCAAGCAAGCGGCCGAAGCATCGTTGCTACGCGACCTGAACTTCGAGAGTCTGGGTTTGTCGTAG
- a CDS encoding metal-dependent hydrolase produces the protein MANFRGHVTTSGVLGVGYGVGATMLGGFTPMQGALAGCLTAVGGMLPDLDLENSTPSRELFALTAAVAPLVLMPRLVLWGGGYEGAMFLAVVIYLVVRYLGATIVGKLTVHRGMFHSIPALFIVAELVFLGYRSDQASTRFLMAGAVAVGFLSHLILDEIFSVQFTGIRFKLAKSAGSALKFMGSNVLANLFSYAMLCALTYGVLIEGGWMRSPVVDEGRGLFQQVQRAAESLRR, from the coding sequence ATGGCCAATTTTCGCGGACACGTCACGACCAGCGGTGTTTTGGGTGTTGGTTACGGAGTGGGCGCTACAATGCTCGGTGGATTCACGCCCATGCAAGGCGCCTTGGCCGGTTGCCTGACCGCTGTCGGCGGCATGTTGCCCGACTTGGACTTGGAAAATAGCACGCCTTCCCGCGAGCTGTTCGCCTTGACCGCCGCCGTCGCCCCCTTGGTCTTGATGCCACGGTTGGTGCTCTGGGGAGGCGGATACGAAGGGGCGATGTTTCTAGCGGTCGTGATCTACCTCGTCGTCCGCTATCTGGGCGCAACCATCGTCGGCAAACTAACAGTCCACCGCGGCATGTTCCACAGTATTCCCGCGTTGTTCATCGTCGCAGAACTCGTCTTTTTGGGATACCGCAGCGACCAAGCTAGCACGCGATTCTTGATGGCCGGAGCCGTGGCCGTCGGGTTTTTGTCACACTTAATTCTCGATGAGATCTTTAGCGTTCAATTTACGGGAATTCGCTTCAAACTCGCCAAATCAGCCGGCAGCGCACTCAAATTCATGGGCTCAAACGTCTTGGCAAACTTGTTCTCCTACGCGATGTTGTGCGCATTGACCTATGGCGTGTTGATCGAAGGGGGCTGGATGAGGTCTCCCGTGGTAGACGAGGGACGCGGACTGTTTCAACAAGTCCAGCGAGCCGCCGAATCGTTGAGACGTTGA
- a CDS encoding XDD4 family exosortase-dependent surface protein produces the protein MLSRFLIAVVALGLMGSSAQAESFMFSQGTRAAQADFDVVGGNLQVTLTNTSSFDTLVPVDVLTALYFDILGNPSLSADSARVGAGSSIIYDSATSDVGGEWAYRQGIGSGALPDNQAYGISSTGLGVFGPPNIIGGPNLSGPVSPGGLQYGIVSAGDNPSTGNGGIRNTGGLIKNSAVFTLSSLPPAFSLDRIGNVRFQYGTNLLEPSFLPGIPPENLPAVPEPSSFVLFGIGAVGLGAFVCRRRRQLKP, from the coding sequence GTGTTGAGTAGATTCCTGATTGCAGTCGTTGCACTTGGATTGATGGGCTCGAGCGCCCAAGCGGAATCGTTCATGTTTTCGCAAGGAACTCGGGCTGCGCAGGCGGATTTCGACGTCGTGGGCGGCAACCTCCAAGTGACATTAACCAACACCTCGTCATTCGACACGCTTGTGCCTGTGGATGTCCTGACTGCCTTGTACTTCGATATTCTGGGAAATCCTTCGCTCTCGGCGGATTCCGCACGTGTGGGCGCTGGCAGCAGCATCATTTACGACTCGGCTACCAGCGATGTCGGCGGAGAGTGGGCCTATCGTCAAGGCATCGGTAGCGGAGCATTACCGGACAACCAAGCGTATGGCATCAGTAGCACGGGACTGGGAGTCTTTGGCCCCCCGAACATCATTGGCGGCCCGAATCTATCTGGGCCAGTCAGCCCCGGTGGATTGCAATACGGCATTGTCTCAGCAGGTGACAACCCCTCCACCGGTAATGGTGGGATTCGAAATACTGGCGGATTGATCAAGAATTCCGCAGTATTCACGCTCTCATCGCTTCCGCCCGCCTTTTCCCTCGATCGTATTGGCAATGTCCGCTTTCAATACGGCACGAACTTGCTGGAACCGAGTTTTTTACCCGGGATTCCGCCGGAAAACTTGCCAGCCGTCCCTGAACCCAGCAGTTTCGTCTTATTCGGCATTGGTGCTGTAGGCCTCGGGGCCT